A single region of the Alkalidesulfovibrio alkalitolerans DSM 16529 genome encodes:
- a CDS encoding PPC domain-containing DNA-binding protein — MRVSEGSIGRIFVIRLEDGDKLPDSLEEFAREKNLSSGLCLLLGGAGDGTLVTGPVDGEAKKIIPILHALGEVHELAAVGTIFPDAQGAPRLHMHGSFGRGNTARVGCVRRGVDIWRLAECVVVEILGTNMRRVVDPAFGFEVLSPE, encoded by the coding sequence ATGAGAGTGTCTGAAGGAAGCATCGGCCGGATATTCGTCATCCGCCTGGAAGACGGCGACAAGCTGCCCGACTCCCTGGAAGAGTTCGCCCGGGAGAAGAATCTCTCCTCGGGGCTGTGTCTGCTGCTCGGCGGCGCGGGCGACGGCACCCTCGTCACCGGCCCGGTGGACGGCGAGGCCAAAAAGATCATCCCCATCCTGCACGCCCTGGGCGAAGTGCACGAACTGGCCGCCGTGGGGACCATCTTTCCCGACGCCCAAGGCGCGCCCAGGCTGCACATGCACGGCAGCTTCGGACGCGGCAACACGGCCCGCGTGGGTTGCGTGAGGCGCGGGGTGGACATCTGGCGTCTGGCGGAATGCGTGGTCGTGGAGATACTGGGCACGAACATGCGCCGCGTGGTCGATCCCGCGTTCGGCTTCGAAGTGCTTTCGCCGGAATAG